From the Aerococcus viridans genome, the window AATTGATTTTCTATATACTTTTTAACAGCTTCTTTAGACATACTGCCTACTGTTGCCATGAAATAACTAGGTGTCCATAAATGGCCACCCCATAACATTGTCTTTGTTTCTGGATAAGCTTTAAACCATAGACGTGCAGATTTCCCTTTAAGTGTTTTGACGATACTACTTGCGGCATGTTTAGGGTTGAACGAAATCAACATATGGATATGGTCAGGCATTACTTGGAGCGATTGGATGACAATATCGTGTTCATCACAAATATGCGTCAACATATCTTGCATGGCGTTTTGTTTTTCAATGGTTGTAAATATTTCTTTACGATACTTTGTTACCCAAACCAAATGGAAATTAAAATCATAGACATTTGTCCTTGTTTTCGCAATCATATGTAAACACTTCTTCAATTAAATTATAGTAATTGTTATCGCTATAAACAAGTGTCATACGTATGGTATAATATATCTATAAACGCAAGGGGGTGAAAACATGTATCAAGGAATTGAGTGTAAAATCTATCCTAACGAAAAACAGCGTCAGTTAATTCATATGACCTTTGGTCATACCCGATTCATCTGGAACGAAATGTTGGCCATGTTGAATGCGCGGTACGAAAACAATCCTGACCTTCAAATGCTATCTTATAATGCGTTATCCTCTCTTATTCCACAAATGAAGAAGGAATATCCCTGGTTGCGTGAAGTTGATAGCGTAGCTGTTCAATGTAGTGTTAAACGCTTATCCGAAACTTTTGTTCGTTTTTTTAAAGGTTATTCAAGATACCCAAAATTCAAATCAAAGAAGAACACCAGACAGTCGTATTTAAGTACCATACGTGGCAACAACATTCGTTTTAATGATAATCAGCGGTATATCAAATTACCCAAATTAGGTTGGATAAAATGTAAGTCAAGTGTGCTTCATATTGAGAATGAACGCATAAAATCTGTCACCGTAAAATATACACCTAGTGGCGACTACTATATCTCCCTTTTGGTCACAAGCGATAATCAAGCAATGCCCAAAACAGGAAATGTAGTCGGTGTCGATTTAGGTGTAAGTGATTTAGCTATTACGTCTGATGGTCAAAAATATCAAAGTCAGCGACTACATTTGTCTTATAAGAAGCAATTACATTATTGGGAAAAGCGAATGGCCCGTAGACGTTTACAAGCCAAAAAGAACGGTGTGAATTTAGTGGATGCGAAAAACTACCAGCAAGCCAAACGCCAAGTGGCCCGTATTCATCAACGTATCAAAAACATCCGCAAGGATTACATGCATAAAATCACAACCGATATGGTTAAAAGTTATGACGTTATCGTTCTAGAGGATTTAAAGACGACTAATATGATGAAAAATCATCAATTAGCCCGTTCAATCGCTGGCCAATCCTGGCGGATGTTTAGAACAATCCTAGAGGCAAAGTGCGAAATCTACGATAAGACATTTGTAGCGATTAATCCGTACAAGACATCCCAGAAATGTTCTAATTGCGGGTATGATAGCGGTAAAAAAGCGTTAAATATACGTCATTGGACTTGTATGAAGTGTAATCTGCATCACGATAGAGATATCAACGCAGCTAAAAATATATTAAATATTGGCCTGGAACAGGCCTTAGTTAAATAGCTTAGACCGCTGTTTTGCTTTGAAATAAGTGGAACAAGTCATGAGTGTTCCTAGAAACACGCCATTTTAATGGCGTTGTAGTTCATAAGGCAATCGCAGAAGGGGCGGGGGTTGCGGACGATTATTTCAATGGCAACGGCTGTAGCAACTGACTTAGGGATTGAAGCGACAGTCCTTGTAGTGGTCTTATTGATCGTTCAAATTGTGGCCTTCCCATTCACTGTATTATACGGGCAGT encodes:
- the tnpA gene encoding IS200/IS605 family transposase — translated: MIAKTRTNVYDFNFHLVWVTKYRKEIFTTIEKQNAMQDMLTHICDEHDIVIQSLQVMPDHIHMLISFNPKHAASSIVKTLKGKSARLWFKAYPETKTMLWGGHLWTPSYFMATVGSMSKEAVKKYIENQLTEYNDGRPRT
- a CDS encoding RNA-guided endonuclease TnpB family protein, whose product is MYQGIECKIYPNEKQRQLIHMTFGHTRFIWNEMLAMLNARYENNPDLQMLSYNALSSLIPQMKKEYPWLREVDSVAVQCSVKRLSETFVRFFKGYSRYPKFKSKKNTRQSYLSTIRGNNIRFNDNQRYIKLPKLGWIKCKSSVLHIENERIKSVTVKYTPSGDYYISLLVTSDNQAMPKTGNVVGVDLGVSDLAITSDGQKYQSQRLHLSYKKQLHYWEKRMARRRLQAKKNGVNLVDAKNYQQAKRQVARIHQRIKNIRKDYMHKITTDMVKSYDVIVLEDLKTTNMMKNHQLARSIAGQSWRMFRTILEAKCEIYDKTFVAINPYKTSQKCSNCGYDSGKKALNIRHWTCMKCNLHHDRDINAAKNILNIGLEQALVK